atttgaaaacatgaacatttttctgtaATTTCTCACTTTTAAAAAAATTGGGAGCAAATATTGAAAACGAGAACATGCTTTAAAATTCTGTATAAATATTTGAAATTTTCAAGAAAACGAAACATGAGAATGAAAAAATGATAgggcaaagaaaaggaaaaagaaaatcaaaaggaaaaaataaaacaaaataagtaacagaaaaagaaaagaaacaaaaaaggaaagaggCGAAATAGAAAAACCGgtccaggaaccttctagaaggttccgaaaacCAAAAAAACGGCTGGAAACCACCTACAAGATTCCCAAAACCAGAATCGCTCAATCTTTTGAACAGGCCGGCCCATCCGAACGCTCCTCAATGTGCCCCTGTGCGTCGCCTCGACAACTTGCAACAAGGAGCGGCAAATAGGAATTTCCCGAGCGAAGTGCCGACAAGCACCCGCATTGGACCAGGCCAAATTTACTGATATGTGAGCACCGCTCCTCCGAACGGGCGCCAGAAGCGGTGTATTGGAGGGGAGCACACGCATTCTGGGTCAAAAAGGCGTCCGTTCGCATAGGAATCgcacgactgggccggcccatttggatTGACCTCGCGCGAGCAGTCGGGCGACTAATGCTGTCAAAAGAAAACATCGCCACACCTGGAATTCGAACTGCAGACCTCCAGCTTGTGAACCCGACATCCTACCCACCACCCCTACTAACCTTTCGTGACATGTCTGTAGCGCGACGTCAAATGAACTAAACACCGTGGCGTAAATTGAGCATTACTTAAGAACTGGTAACACTTTTTGAAATTACGAATACTTTTAACAAACATGAACCAAATTTTAAATTATTGAACATCTTGTGAAACTGTGGATACATTTTAAATTTCTAAAAAACTGTACATCTTTTGAAAATCCGAACAATCTTCTATAACGCAAacatttctgaaattttctgatttttttttgtaaAACGCGGATAATTTTCCAAATTCCAGAACATAATTTGAAAAcgcaaacattttttttaaatgttgaaaaaaatttgaaaacggGTGCAACTTTTGAAATGCAGAGCAAAATTTTGAATCTGAGATCAATTTGAAAATCCTTCAGATCAATTTGAAAATCCTTAAGATCAATCTGAAAATCCTTATGATCACtaatttagtaatctaaacgcttttatattagtttacagagggagtacatgtgaacaAAAATTAAAAATGGAAATATTTTTTGTAAAAAGCGAAAAATATTCAAATTCTAGCACATTTTTCGAAAACGCAAACATTTCTTAAAtgggtgaacaaattttgaaatcagGAGCAACTTTTGAAATTAAGAACATAATTTTGAACCTGATAACAATTTGAAAATCCCGAATATTTTTTGTATATGTGGACAAAATTTTGAAATTGGAAACATTTTTTGaacttgtgaacaaaatttgaaaacacgatTGTTTTTGACCTTATGAACCTGTTTTGAAAGGGAAACATTTTTAAatatcacgaacattttttgaattgtgaaaaaaattaaaaacagaaaaaaattcgGAATTTCTAAATAAATTTCGGAACTggaacattttctcaaattcctaaacataccttaatttgtgaattttttttgaaaaatgaacATTTATTGAATTGCTAAACAAATTtgtaaacaggaacattttctaaaattaccATATTTTTTTGAATATGTGATCAAAAATGAAAAACGTGAAAGTTTTCTGAATTTGCAAAtattttgaaaacaggaacattttttaaaattcctgAGCATTTTGTAATTCGTGAACAAAAATTAAAAAcacgaacagtttttgaatttgtgaacaaattttaaaacatgAATATGTTgtaattttttcaatttttttggaaaatgaaaaaaaaattatgaaGTCGAATATGTTTTATTCTGTGAAAAACTTAAAAAGACAAACACTTTttgaaaatctgaacattttttctAAAATAGTCAAACAATTTGTGAAATTCTAAAACTTTTATGAAATTTATGAACAAAAACTTGAAAGCAAGACCAATTTCTGAAAAAACAAACAAAATCTGAaaattccttttttttaatttctaaaAAATTCGTTGAAAATAGAAAAAAATCAAAATGAAAATAGCAAGAAGATAGGAAAAAAGACAGAAAAAgaactagaaaaaataaaaaaggtaagaaaacaataaaaacaaagaagaaataaaaagtaaagaccggttcaggaaccttctagaaggtttcgaAAACCGTGAAAAGCCGGCTGGGAACGTtcatagaaggttcccaaaaccgataTAGTTGGAACGCTTAACATGCCCGGCCCGGCCGGCCCACCCGCGAGTGCTCGCTCGATATTACCTTTGCGGAACTTTTGCCGCAGAGAGCGGCGAATAGGGTTTTCCGTATAGGAGCGCCCCCTACCGCAAGGAGCATGAGCTCTCTTCTGGGCCACAGCTCTCCCATCAGCCCCCTGTGCACGGGCTAAAAGCCCATCATCAGTATAGATAGATCtcataaaaaaatcacaaaaaaagtcAGAAGGGGTGCAAGGGATCAATGAGGTCCTCCAGCATGTACCATAAAAAGTCACCCATGAGATGAACACTACCCTATGTGCACCTTACACTGCTGATGAGGTCAAGAGTGCGCTGTTTCAGATGTTCCCAACGAAGGCGTCGGGGCCGGACGGGTTCCCTGCACACTTCTACCAGCGCCATTGGGATATATGCGGAGAAGAAGTTACACAAGCAGTCCTCCGAATAGTAAAAGGTGAAGAAAGTGCAGATTGTATAAATGACACTATTTTGGTGCTAATACCTAAGGTACAGAATCCCTCTCTCCTTAGCCAGTTTAGGCCGATTAGTCTGTGTAATGTACTTTATAAGATTGCTTCCAAGGTGGTAGCCAACAGATTAAAGGTGATTCTCTCGGAGATAATATCGGATGAACAGCCGGCCTTTGTACCGGGGAGACTAATCACGGACAACATAATTTGTGCTTATGAGTGTTTGCACTTCATGAAGAGGAACAAATCAAAATCTAACAGTTTTTGTGCACTCaagctggatatgatgaaggcctacGACAGATTGGAGTGGGCATATCTCAGGCCATCAGGGAGAAGCTTGGTTTTGCATCTCAGTGGATTGAAACGGTAATGGGCATGATCACTTCTGTATCTTTTTCAGTTTTGTTCAATGGTGAGAAGTTGGAGAGGTTTCAGCCAACAAGAGGTATCCGGCAGGGAGATCCTATTTCCCCTTATCTTTTCTTGATTGCagtagagggcctttcgtgcctcttaaaaCACAACGTTCCGTCATCGGCGCTTGATGGCATTAAGGTGGCTCCCACTGCTCCGGCAGTAAACCATCTCTTGTTTGCGGACGACAGCCTGTTGCTTTTCAAGACTAGTGCTCAGGGGGCGAGTGAGGTTTCAAACCTACTGGAGACTTATTGCTTAGCCTCGGGTCAGCGGATTAATCGTGAAAAATCGTCTATCTTTTTCAGCAAGGGCTGCCCTGAGAATCTTAAAACAGAGGTGAAAAACATTCTTGAGGTGCAAGATGAATCCCTCAGCGACAAGTATCTGGGAATGCCTACGGAGGTTGGGCAACCAAAGAATGGTACGTTTAAATATTTACGTGACCAGGTATGGGAGAAAATTAAGGGCTGGATGGAGAAGCTGCTTTCGGCGGCAGGAAAGGAAGTTCTTATCAAATCAGTGGCTCAAGCTATCCTAGTATTTTCGATGTCTTGTTTCAGATTGCCAAGGGGATTATGTGGAAGTGTAACTTCAATGATACGCCAGTTTTGGTGGGGAAGCAAGAGAGGGAAGCGCAAACCATGTTGGGTGGCTTGGGATCTGATGACTAGGCCAAAGAATCTGGGGGGGGGCTCGGGTTCAGAGATATTGAGATTTTTAATCTTGCCCTACTCTCATGGCAAGTTTGGAGAATTATGAATGATCCATCATCTTTGAGTGCTAGAATTATGAAAGCAGTATATTTCCCCAACTGCTCCATCTTGGAGGCAGAACTAGGGCCACATCCCTCTCAAGTCTGGCGTGCCATCTTGGATGGAAAGGACATCATTAAGATGGGTGCAATTCGCAGGATTGGCGATGGAACAACCACGAGAATATGGCACCACAACTGGATCCCGAGGAACAGAGTGATGAAACCTCTGACAGCCCTAGTCGCCGATCACCCTCAGCTTGTCTCTGAACTTATTGATCACACCACAGCCTCATGGCGTGGGGAGATGATCCGACAGGTGTTTTATTCCCATTGATGCAGAGGCCATTTTACAGATCCCCCTCTGCTCGCGACAGCTTGACGACTTCTGGGCTTGGCAAGAAGATGTAAAGGGTCTCTTTTCTGTCCGCTCAGCGTACAAGATGATAGTCAACACTAAAACCAATCGAGAGGCGTGGCTGGACGATAGAATGGATCTGTCTAACTCTGAGGCTGAGTCCAAAGGTTGGCGATCGCTTTGGAAGATTACAGTATCGCCGAAACTGTGTCTATTTGCATGGAGGCTGGCCCAGCATTCTTTGCCCACGGAAGATGTTCTTCAACACCGCAATATGTCAACGACAGGCCTGTGTCCCTTGTGCGGGGCACCTGACAACTGGCGACACGCACTGCTGGAGTGCAGTTCCTCCCGGTGTGTTTGGGCACTTCCAAATGAGGAATTGGTCGAGCATATGATAATGAACACGCAGATGGACGCAAAGTTATGGCTGTTCACCACGAGTGATTCTCTTCCAGCAAATCAATTTATCCTAATGACTGACACACTATGGGCCATTTGGAGTGCAAGACGGAAGGCTATACATGAGGATATTTTTCAAACTCTTTTTGGAACGGACAGGTTTATCAAATCTTATTTGCAGGAGCTTGAGATGATCAGGGCAAAAAAGTCGGTTCAGCCAAGGAGCTCCATAGTCAGATCACGAGCGTGGATTAACCCACCACATGAGCACATGAAAATTAACGTCGACGCAGCGGTCTCAAGGGATGAACGCTTTGGTGCAGTCGGAGCGTTATGCAGAGATGAAGCAGGATGTTTTCTGGGGGCATCGGCTCTAGTTATCAACAATATCTATGACCCTCAGATCCTGAAGACAATAGCTATCAGAGAAGCTCAAGCTCTTGCTGACGATCTTTATATCAACAAAATAATAATTGCGTCGGATTGCAAGGTGGCTGTCGATGCGATCAGGGACGGGAGTTCTTCGGTGTTTGGAGCTAGAGCAACCAATTTTTCTTCTTGCATTTTTAGTCATGAGTATAGGACCTCGAATGTTGAGGCTCATAATCTCGCAAAGTATGCTTTATCCCTCGGTTTTGGTCGCCATATTTGGTTAGGCCATACCGGGGAACTTGTGTTCGTCCCTACCAACATTGTGACGCAGTAATAAAGCTTTGTGAGGTTCTCAAAAAAAAATCCCAAAGATgtctcaaaagaaaaaaagaatcccAAAGACCCCCaaaaaaacacaaaacaaaaaaatCCCAAAGAAGCTGGCCTGGCCTCTGCGGAAACGAACACGGAAACTCCCACGTGACGCGCACCGAGTTCGcgtcacccgcacgcaccgccctATTGGCTGGATGGACGGCTCTGCTTTTATCtcctccttttattttattttattttattttatttattattcggCGAAGAACGTTCCAGAAGGCAGAGGCGCTTCCGGAAGCTACCCCGCGGCCCTACATATACAGCGCCACACGCCCCACCCCCGTCTCGACCTCACGATCCAAGCCAACAACAATTATACTACGACCCGACACGCCCCCTCCCTCAGTCCCTCTCTTCATCAATCTTTCTCCCGTCCCCCAAACCTCTCGATCTCGGAGCAGCGATGACTCATATCCTTCACCGCGAATAAAATTGCCTTCTCTGTTCGTCTAATTTTCGTTGATTCTTTTCGAGAATTGGCCGGATTATTACTTTCTCTGTTACCGTGTGCGTGTGTGTTTTTTTTGGTTGGATCTGTACGTGTTGTTCCTTGACCTTGCGGCTGCACGCGGCGACCAGAGGGAGCGGGACAGGCAGAGGGCGCAGGCGCGGAAGCCGGGGACCAAGGGCCGCGACGACGGGCTCACGCCGGAGCAGCGACGAGAGAGGGACGCCAAGGCGCTGCAGGAGAAGACCGCAAAGAAGGCGGCGCAGGCCACGCAGGGGGCCGAcgacgccaagaagaagaacgtcGCCGGCAAGAAATAGTTCGGATCCGTTCTGTCTGTCTCATGAATTGTCATGAAGTGGAGAGATGTTCTGATGTAGAATTTCTGTGCGATGTGGTTGCGCTCGGCTTGTAGCACAATTCTTTCGGCGCCTCCAGATCAGGCCCCTGTTGTTGATGCGTAATTCGTGGATCTTCAATGCAATGAGATTAATTTGGTCGTTACATCCTCTTTTCATCCGAAATTGTCGCCGGAATTCCTGACCAGCGTTTTGTAGCTTTTGTCTCACGTTGTCTGATTTGTGCAGTTAGGGCA
This DNA window, taken from Triticum aestivum cultivar Chinese Spring chromosome 1D, IWGSC CS RefSeq v2.1, whole genome shotgun sequence, encodes the following:
- the LOC123169817 gene encoding small EDRK-rich factor 2, with product MTRGDQRERDRQRAQARKPGTKGRDDGLTPEQRRERDAKALQEKTAKKAAQATQGADDAKKKNVAGKK